One genomic segment of Methylorubrum populi includes these proteins:
- the ubiE gene encoding bifunctional demethylmenaquinone methyltransferase/2-methoxy-6-polyprenyl-1,4-benzoquinol methylase UbiE → MSGTETGVGEEATADFGYERVRLSEKQGRVDEVFRSVARRYDLMNDLMSGGLHRAWKSHLISMLRPSRTRPYRHLDVAGGTGDIAFRTLAAGGPDTHVTVLDINEAMLRVGAERAGTRYDGRIDFVTGNAETLPLPTAHFDSYTIAFGIRNVPRIDVALAEAHRVLKPGGRFLCLEFSRVDLPVLERIYDAYSFHVIPRIGARVAGDRESYRYLVESIRKFPSPDRFARMIEAAGFAHVSHRRLSGGIVAIHSGWKIS, encoded by the coding sequence ATGAGCGGAACGGAGACCGGGGTCGGCGAGGAGGCCACCGCCGATTTCGGCTACGAGCGCGTGCGCCTGTCCGAGAAGCAGGGGCGCGTGGACGAGGTGTTCCGCTCGGTCGCGCGCCGCTACGACTTGATGAACGACCTGATGTCGGGCGGCCTGCACCGGGCCTGGAAGTCGCATCTGATCTCGATGCTGCGCCCGTCGCGCACCCGCCCCTACCGCCATCTCGATGTCGCCGGCGGCACCGGCGACATCGCCTTCCGCACGCTTGCCGCGGGCGGCCCCGACACCCACGTCACCGTGCTCGACATCAACGAGGCGATGCTGCGGGTCGGTGCCGAGCGGGCCGGCACCCGGTACGACGGCCGCATCGACTTCGTGACCGGCAACGCCGAGACGCTGCCCCTGCCCACCGCCCATTTCGACAGCTACACCATCGCCTTCGGCATCCGGAACGTGCCGCGCATCGACGTGGCGCTGGCGGAAGCGCACCGGGTGCTCAAGCCCGGCGGCCGCTTCCTGTGCCTGGAATTCTCGCGGGTCGACCTGCCGGTGCTGGAGAGGATCTACGACGCCTACTCCTTCCACGTGATCCCGCGCATCGGCGCGCGGGTGGCGGGCGACCGCGAATCCTACCGGTACCTCGTGGAGTCGATCCGCAAGTTCCCCTCCCCCGACCGCTTCGCCCGGATGATCGAGGCGGCGGGCTTTGCGCATGTCAGTCATCGCCGGCTCTCGGGGGGCATCGTCGCGATCCATTCCGGCTGGAAGATTTCTTGA
- the ubiB gene encoding 2-polyprenylphenol 6-hydroxylase, which yields MLGAVFHLARGAHVGFVLAREGGLALIDAAQLPPHLRLALKLGRSLERRGIAADPGASPLERALTRLGPSYVKFGQFLATRPDIVGMAAARDLERLQDRVPPFPQGIALRVVEQELGKPVSALFTAFSEPVAAASIAQVHKASVLDADGTQRTLAVKVMRPGVREHFAKDLQAMRFMARIVHALLPDAERLRPREVVEILARSVTMEMDFRLEAAAMSELAQNTAGDADFRTPRPEWALTARDVLTSEWIDGVRLNDRAGIVAAGHDPKALGRVVIQSFLRQAIRDGFFHADMHPGNLFVDPQSRLVAVDFGIMGRLGHAERRFLAEILLGFITRDYRRVAQVHFEAGYVPRHHSVDDFAQAIRAIGEPIHQRRADEISMAKVLTLLFDVTALFDMSTRTELVMLQKTMVVVEGVARSLDPQLDMWTGAEPVVRTWITRHLGPVGRLEGAGRAALTLSEVVSDIPDIAQRIRRIMIRLDEEGSRDVKAMERIARLERRRAVWSTVALWAIAVGALVLAFR from the coding sequence ATGCTAGGCGCCGTCTTCCACCTCGCCCGCGGCGCCCATGTCGGCTTCGTGCTCGCCCGCGAGGGCGGGCTCGCCTTGATCGACGCGGCGCAACTGCCACCGCATCTGCGGCTCGCGCTGAAACTCGGCCGCTCGCTGGAGCGGCGCGGCATCGCCGCCGATCCCGGCGCGAGCCCGCTGGAGCGGGCGCTGACCCGGCTCGGGCCCTCCTACGTCAAGTTCGGCCAGTTCCTGGCGACCCGCCCCGACATCGTCGGCATGGCCGCCGCACGCGACCTCGAACGGCTTCAGGACCGGGTGCCGCCCTTCCCGCAGGGGATCGCCCTGCGCGTGGTCGAGCAGGAACTCGGCAAGCCGGTCTCCGCCCTGTTCACCGCCTTCAGCGAGCCGGTGGCGGCGGCCTCCATCGCCCAGGTCCACAAGGCGAGCGTACTCGACGCCGACGGCACGCAGCGGACGCTGGCCGTGAAGGTGATGCGGCCGGGCGTTCGCGAGCACTTCGCCAAGGATCTCCAGGCGATGCGGTTCATGGCCCGCATCGTCCACGCCCTGTTGCCGGACGCCGAGCGCCTGCGCCCGCGGGAGGTGGTCGAGATCCTGGCCCGCTCCGTGACCATGGAGATGGATTTCCGCCTCGAGGCGGCGGCGATGTCGGAACTCGCCCAGAACACCGCGGGCGACGCGGATTTCCGCACGCCGCGCCCCGAATGGGCGCTGACGGCGCGGGACGTGCTGACCAGCGAGTGGATCGACGGCGTGCGCCTCAACGACCGCGCCGGCATCGTCGCGGCGGGCCACGACCCGAAGGCGCTCGGCCGGGTGGTGATCCAGTCCTTCCTGCGCCAGGCGATCCGCGACGGCTTCTTCCACGCGGACATGCATCCCGGCAACCTGTTCGTCGATCCGCAGAGCCGGCTGGTGGCGGTCGATTTCGGCATCATGGGCCGGCTCGGCCACGCCGAGCGGCGGTTCCTGGCCGAGATCCTGCTCGGCTTCATCACCCGCGATTACCGCCGGGTGGCGCAGGTGCATTTCGAGGCGGGCTACGTGCCGCGCCACCATTCGGTGGACGACTTCGCCCAGGCGATCCGGGCGATCGGCGAGCCGATCCACCAGCGCCGGGCCGACGAGATCTCGATGGCCAAGGTGCTCACGCTGCTGTTCGACGTGACCGCCCTGTTCGACATGAGCACCCGCACCGAACTGGTGATGCTTCAAAAAACCATGGTGGTGGTGGAGGGCGTCGCCCGCTCCCTCGATCCGCAGCTCGACATGTGGACCGGCGCCGAGCCGGTGGTGCGCACGTGGATCACCCGCCATCTCGGCCCCGTCGGCCGTCTGGAGGGCGCGGGCCGCGCGGCACTGACCCTGTCCGAGGTCGTCTCCGACATCCCCGACATCGCCCAGCGCATCCGCCGCATCATGATCCGCCTCGACGAGGAGGGCTCGCGCGACGTCAAGGCGATGGAGCGGATCGCCCGGCTGGAGCGGCGCCGGGCGGTGTGGTCGACGGTGGCCCTGTGGGCGATCGCGGTGGGGGCGCTGGTGCTGGCGTTCCGGTGA
- a CDS encoding DUF6438 domain-containing protein, whose product MKAVNRIALTLGVAIGTLAGGAAGAHPARETIRYAVSPCYGTCPVYSVAVTPDGTVTFEGERHTAVRGKRERQAGRLVYRRLARALAPYRPASGTSARTQCAQQVSDQPGYRIAWTGRDGAETVLEHDRGCFSPRNAALNQVMDAMPKALGIGPWIKAAR is encoded by the coding sequence ATGAAGGCCGTGAACCGGATCGCGCTGACGCTCGGCGTGGCGATCGGCACCCTGGCCGGGGGCGCGGCGGGGGCGCATCCGGCGCGGGAGACCATCCGCTACGCGGTGTCGCCCTGCTACGGGACCTGCCCGGTCTACAGCGTCGCGGTGACCCCCGACGGGACGGTGACGTTCGAGGGCGAGCGGCACACCGCCGTCCGGGGCAAGCGCGAGCGGCAGGCGGGGCGGCTCGTCTATCGCAGGCTGGCCCGCGCCCTCGCTCCCTACCGCCCCGCTTCGGGTACGAGCGCGCGGACGCAGTGCGCGCAGCAGGTCAGCGACCAGCCCGGCTACCGCATCGCCTGGACCGGCCGCGACGGGGCCGAGACGGTGCTGGAGCATGACCGCGGCTGCTTCTCGCCGCGCAACGCTGCCCTGAACCAGGTGATGGACGCGATGCCGAAGGCACTGGGGATCGGCCCCTGGATCAAGGCCGCCCGCTGA